The Pan paniscus chromosome 1, NHGRI_mPanPan1-v2.0_pri, whole genome shotgun sequence genome has a segment encoding these proteins:
- the LOC106633981 gene encoding LOW QUALITY PROTEIN: keratin, type I cytoskeletal 18-like (The sequence of the model RefSeq protein was modified relative to this genomic sequence to represent the inferred CDS: inserted 1 base in 1 codon): protein MNFTTRSTSTNYQSLGSVQAPSYGPPPVSSTASVYAGVGGSGSQISMSRSTSFQGGMGSGGLAVGMAGGLAEMGGIQNEKEPMQSLNHHLAFYLDRVRSLETENRKLESKIREHLEKKGPXVRDWSHYFKTIKDLRAQIFANTVDNACTVLQINNAHLAADDFRVKYETELAMRQSVESDIQGLRKAIDDTSVTRLQLETEIEALKEELLFMKKNHEEEVKGRQAQIVSSGLTLEVDALKSQDLAKIMADIWAQYDELAWKNQEELGKYWSQQIKERTTVVTMQSTEVGVAEMTLTELRHTVQSLEINLDFIRNLKPSLENSLREAEAHCTLQMEQLNGILLHLESELAQTWAEGQHQAQEYEALLNIKVKLEAEITTYCGLLEDGKDFNLGDTLDRSKSVQTIQKTTTRWIADGKVVSETNDTKVLRH from the exons ATGAACTTCACCACTCGCTCCACCTCCACCAACTACCAGTCCCTGGGCTCTGTCCAGGCGCCCAGCTATGGCCCTCCGCCAGTCAGCAGCACAGCCAGCGTCTATGCAGGCGTTGGGGGCTCTGGTTCCCAAATCTCCATGTCCCGCTCCACCAGCTTCCAGGGCGGCATGGGGTCTGGGGGCCTGGCCGTGGGGATGGCTGGGGGTCTGGCAGAAATGGGAGGCATCCAGAATGAAAAGGAGCCCATGCAAAGCCTGAACCACCACCTGGCCTTCTACCTGGACAGAGTGCGGAGCCTGGAGACCGAGAACCGGAAGCTGGAGAGCAAAATCCGGGAGCACCTGGAGAAGAAGGGAC AGGTCAGAGACTGGAGCCATTACTTCAAGACCATCAAGGATTTGAGGGCTCAGATCTTCGCAAATACTGTGGACAATGCCTGCACTGTTCTGCAGATCAACAATGCCCATCTTGCTGCTGATGACTTTAGAGTCAAGTATGAGACAGAGCTGGCCATGCGCCAGTCTGTGGAGAGTGACATCCAGGGGCTCCGCAAGGCCATTGATGACACTAGTGTCACTCGGCTGCAGCTGGAGACAGAGATAGAGGCTCTCAAGGAGGAGCTGCTCTTCATGAAGAAGAACCACGAAGAGGAAGTAAAAGGCCGACAAGCCCAGATTGTCAGCTCTGGGTTGACCTTGGAGGTAGATGCCCTCAAATCTCAGGACCTTGCCAAGATCATGGCAGACATCTGGGCCCAATATGACGAGCTGGCTTGGAAGAACCAAGAAGAGCTGGGCAAGTACTGGTCTCAGCAGATTAAGGAGAGGACCACAGTGGTCACCATGCAGTCCACTGAGGTTGGAGTTGCTGAGATGACGCTCACGGAGCTGAGACATACAGTCCAGTCCTTGGAGATCAACCTGGACTTCATAAGAAATCTGAAGCCTAgcttggagaacagcctgagggAGGCGGAGGCCCACTGCACCCTGCAGATGGAGCAGCTCAATGGGATCCTGCTGCACCTGGAGTCAGAGCTAGCACAGACCTGGGCAGAGGGACAGCACCAGGCCCAGGAGTATGAGGCCCTGCTGAACATCAAAGTCAAGCTGGAGGCTGAGATCACCACCTACTGCGGCCTGCTGGAAGATGGCAAGGACTTCAATCTTGGTGATACCCTGGACAGGAGCAAGTCCGTGCAAACCATCCAAAAGACCACCACCCGCTGGATAGCGGATGGCAAAGTGGTGTCTGAGACCAATGACACCAAAGTTCTGAGACATTAA